Part of the Phragmites australis chromosome 23, lpPhrAust1.1, whole genome shotgun sequence genome is shown below.
CCTCCTCTCACTCCACTCATCCCTCTCTCACATTGCCATTGGCGTACTACTCTCAAGGTCTCGagaaaaccaaggaagacactgtgccgtgccgtgccttgCCTCGCCATGTCGTCCTCCATGGTGTCCAAGAACCCGCCTCCGGCGGCGCACGGAGACAGAGACGGCGAAGACGGGGGCGGAGGAGCCGCCACCGCGGTGGCGCCGGTGACGAGCTGCCTGTACCTGCACAGGCCCGGCCCCGGCGCTGGGGCGCTGGACAAGGACGCCGTGCTG
Proteins encoded:
- the LOC133906760 gene encoding uncharacterized protein LOC133906760; translation: MSSSMVSKNPPPAAHGDRDGEDGGGGAATAVAPVTSCLYLHRPGPGAGALDKDAVLRRIRHRRRANRLRDTLRSMLQAPPPEPDIKNGERQLAWLDDAFSAP